A genomic stretch from Shewanella sediminis HAW-EB3 includes:
- a CDS encoding helix-turn-helix transcriptional regulator: MSKIDGLVFLHQVAAPCHLAILAESIGLKTRIVKQVSDLEPERDGDSFYLISQEGAALDSKGIPLLASRLVPHVPVALYQVDRDKLEPETALLLGIRGLLYADQRMDLLLTGLRKMVADELWYDRTLISKMFRHLVKRLDSANDYSQETVAMLEMLTKRERTIIQLVSSGARNKEIAHNLCISEHTVKAHISSIFRKTQSRNRVELLRWAQTYQSHFELCS, encoded by the coding sequence ATGAGTAAAATTGACGGGTTAGTGTTTTTGCACCAAGTTGCAGCCCCATGCCATCTGGCCATCTTGGCTGAATCTATCGGATTAAAGACCCGTATCGTAAAGCAGGTGTCTGATTTAGAGCCTGAAAGGGACGGTGATAGTTTCTACCTAATTTCACAAGAAGGTGCAGCACTCGACAGTAAAGGGATCCCTTTACTGGCCTCTCGTCTGGTGCCTCATGTCCCCGTCGCTCTATATCAAGTCGATCGCGATAAGCTGGAGCCTGAAACGGCGCTGTTATTGGGGATCCGTGGGCTCCTCTATGCCGATCAGCGTATGGATCTGCTCTTAACCGGTCTGAGAAAGATGGTCGCCGACGAGTTATGGTATGACAGAACCTTGATCAGCAAGATGTTTCGTCATCTTGTGAAGCGATTAGACAGTGCCAATGATTATTCTCAAGAGACGGTGGCTATGCTGGAGATGCTCACGAAACGGGAGCGTACCATCATTCAATTAGTCTCCAGTGGAGCCAGAAATAAAGAGATCGCCCATAACCTTTGCATCAGTGAGCACACGGTGAAGGCACACATCTCATCTATCTTCAGAAAGACTCAATCACGCAACCGTGTAGAATTACTCCGCTGGGCTCAAACCTACCAGAGTCATTTTGAACTTTGTTCATAG
- the serA gene encoding phosphoglycerate dehydrogenase, with translation MAKHSLDKDKIKILLLEGVHQSAVDVLERAGYTNIEYHKASLGEEALIASIKDAHFVGLRSRTQLSETVLSQADKLVGIGCFCIGTNQVNLKVAEKLGIPVFNAPFSNTRSVAELVLGEIIMLLRGIPQRNAMAHRGGWLKSASGSFEARGKTLGVIGYGHIGTQLGILAETLGMRVIFFDIEDKLPLGNAQQIHSMQELMTLADVVSLHVPETPQTKEMIGEAELACMKKGSILINASRGTVVDIDALASVLEADKIAGAAIDVFPVEPKSNDDEFISPLRGLDNVILTPHVGGSTQEAQENIGIEVAGKLAKYSDNGSTMTAVNFPEVSLAQHKDTSRLLHIHHNQPGVLIQINQAFAEKGINIAAQYLQTTNEIGYVVMEVDSDQAEEALEQMKTIDGTIRTRLLHSH, from the coding sequence ATGGCGAAACATTCGCTGGACAAGGATAAGATCAAGATCCTGCTGTTGGAAGGCGTCCACCAATCTGCGGTAGATGTACTCGAACGTGCGGGCTATACCAACATTGAATACCACAAAGCATCCCTCGGGGAGGAGGCACTCATCGCCTCTATTAAGGATGCACATTTTGTCGGTCTTCGTTCCCGTACTCAGCTTTCGGAAACGGTATTGAGTCAGGCTGACAAATTGGTCGGTATTGGTTGCTTCTGTATAGGCACCAATCAGGTAAACCTTAAGGTTGCAGAGAAGTTGGGCATACCTGTATTTAATGCACCGTTTTCTAACACACGAAGCGTTGCAGAGTTAGTATTGGGCGAGATTATCATGCTCCTGCGTGGCATTCCGCAGCGTAATGCTATGGCACACAGAGGCGGATGGTTAAAGAGTGCCAGCGGTAGCTTCGAAGCTCGTGGAAAAACCTTAGGTGTTATCGGTTACGGTCATATTGGTACTCAGCTTGGTATCTTAGCTGAAACCTTAGGCATGAGAGTGATCTTCTTCGATATCGAAGATAAGTTGCCTCTTGGTAACGCCCAACAGATCCACTCTATGCAGGAGTTGATGACTCTTGCCGATGTGGTCAGTCTGCATGTACCCGAGACCCCACAGACCAAAGAGATGATCGGCGAAGCCGAACTTGCCTGCATGAAGAAGGGCAGCATCTTGATCAATGCCTCTCGCGGAACCGTTGTCGATATCGACGCGCTGGCATCTGTGCTCGAAGCAGACAAGATTGCCGGTGCGGCAATCGATGTGTTCCCTGTCGAACCGAAATCCAACGATGATGAGTTTATCAGCCCTCTTCGTGGCTTAGATAATGTCATCTTGACGCCGCACGTCGGTGGAAGTACGCAGGAAGCTCAGGAAAATATCGGCATCGAAGTGGCCGGAAAACTGGCTAAATACTCAGACAATGGCTCGACCATGACTGCAGTAAACTTCCCCGAGGTATCACTGGCACAACATAAAGATACCTCTCGTCTGCTGCATATTCATCATAACCAACCAGGTGTGTTAATTCAGATTAACCAAGCCTTTGCAGAGAAAGGGATCAACATCGCGGCCCAGTACCTGCAGACGACTAACGAAATCGGTTATGTTGTGATGGAAGTTGACTCAGACCAAGCCGAGGAAGCTCTGGAGCAGATGAAGACAATCGATGGCACTATCCGTACTCGCTTGCTTCATTCACACTAA
- a CDS encoding DUF2238 domain-containing protein, whose protein sequence is MNKRVIWLIVFFSVLIWSAIGPKDQFTWFLEVLPALIALPVLFFSRNRFPMSPLAYLLILIHCVILMVGGHYTYAEVPLFDWISQLVDGDRNNYDKLGHLAQGFVPVILAREIFIRREVVKPGHWCNFLAVCFALAFSAFYELIEWWVALLTGEDAEAFLGTQGYIWDTQSDMGMALLGAVMSVLLLSRLHDKQICQLKLGTP, encoded by the coding sequence TTGAATAAACGCGTCATCTGGCTAATCGTTTTTTTCTCTGTACTGATCTGGTCGGCTATAGGGCCGAAGGATCAGTTCACCTGGTTTCTTGAGGTCTTGCCGGCATTAATCGCTCTACCTGTGCTATTTTTTAGCCGCAATCGCTTCCCGATGAGCCCTTTGGCTTACCTGCTTATATTGATCCATTGTGTCATCCTGATGGTAGGCGGTCATTATACCTATGCTGAGGTTCCACTTTTTGATTGGATATCACAACTTGTTGATGGAGATAGAAATAATTACGACAAGCTGGGCCATTTAGCTCAAGGTTTTGTCCCTGTTATATTAGCCAGAGAGATATTTATCAGAAGGGAGGTGGTGAAGCCGGGTCACTGGTGCAATTTTTTGGCTGTCTGTTTCGCCCTCGCATTCTCGGCTTTCTATGAACTGATTGAGTGGTGGGTCGCACTGTTAACCGGTGAAGATGCCGAAGCATTTCTCGGCACTCAAGGTTATATCTGGGACACTCAATCTGATATGGGGATGGCGCTGTTGGGTGCGGTTATGAGTGTGCTTCTATTATCACGGCTTCACGATAAACAGATCTGCCAACTTAAACTAGGTACTCCATAG